The nucleotide window CTCGGAAAAGGAACAGGCCGCGCCCACTTACAAAGGCGGCTTCGGCTTTCATCCGCTGCTTTGCTTCCTCGCGAACACCGGCGAGGCCATGTCTGGCCGACTGCGGCCCGGCAACTCCGGAGCCAACACCGCCGCCGATCACATCGCGGTGCTGGACGACGCCCTCGCGCAGATCCCCGACGCTCACCGGTATGGCACCCAGATCCTGGTCCGCGCCGACAGCGCCGGATCCGCGAAAGCCTTCCTCACTCACATCCGGACCTTGCGCGAGCACGGGCTGAACCTGCGGTTCTCGGTCGGATACGCGGTCACCGAGCCAGTCCGTCGTGCAATCCGCTCACTGCCCGAAGCTCTCTGGCATCCCGCCCTGGACCAGAACGGGACACTGCGAGACGGCGCCGAGGTCGCCGAACTGACCGGCATGGTCGACCTCGCCGGTTACCCGGCCGGCACCCGCATCACAGTGCGGCGCGAACGACCGCACCCCGGCGCCCAACTGTCCCTGTTCGACCACAACGAGGGCCTGCGGCACCAGGTATTCCTTACCGATACCCCTTACTCCGGCGGCGGCTCCGCACAGTTCCTCGAGGTCCGCCACCGAGGACACGCCACCGTCGAGGACCAGATCCGGTGCGGCAAGAACACTGGCTTCGGCCACTTCCCCTCCCGCCATTTCGACGTCAACGCCACCTGGCTTGAACTCAGCCTCACGGCGATCGATCTCCTCGCCTGGGCCCGCGTCCTCCTGCTGGATGGCGAACTCGCCGCCGCCGAACCCAAGAAACTTCGCTACCGGCTGCTACACGTTGCCGCCCGCCTCACCCGCGGTGGACGCCGCCTCCGCCTGCGGATCTCGGCGACCTGGCCCTGGAGACACTAACTGGCCACGGCCTTCCACCGCCTCGCCGCACTGCCCCGACCGGCTGACTGACCTGCGGCCCCCGCCCACCCACGATCCGAAGGACCCGGAGAACCCGACCATTGCGCCGGGACTCCACCATGCCCAGGCAACAGAATCGCCTCGACCACCCAACAGTTGATGATCAACGCAGCCGCCTCAGTCCAACCGAAACGGCGAGGCTAACTCTTTGCGATCACCACGAAAGTTGTGCCAGAACCGACCCGTCAACAAACCACGCCGGGGTGCGCGGCAGCGCGTTCGGCGGCGGTGCCTGGGACGCGCGGCGGGGTGTGCTCGGCGCCGGCCCCGGGTCAGGGGCAGCCAGAGCGCGTCGTCGAGGGCGAGGTGGGCGGACCAGCCGGCGCCGGGGGATCGAGCCGGGCGATGAGGGTACGACTGACCCGCTGGAGTTCCTCGTCGTGGTCGATGCTCTGGAACCTGCCGCCGCGCCGGGGCTGGGCCAGTTGCTCGCGGAGCAGGGGCAGGGCCGGTGCCGCGAGGGGGCCCATGCGGCCCAGGCAGTTCACGATGTGGTTGGCCGTTGCGGGGTTCTTGGCCATGGCCTGCAACAGGGCGTCCAGGACGGGCGGTGTCTCGGCCTCGCCGGCGATCTTTCAGAGCGCGGCCGCGCAATGCACCCGGACCCATTCGTAGTCGTGCGTCAGGAGGCCTCGCAGGCGCGGCAGTGCGACGGAGGGCGGCGGCCCTAACTCGCCGAGCACATCAGCCGCGTCACTGATCCGGAAGGTGATCGGGTCGTCGAGGAGGCCGAGCAGGAGCGGCATGACCTCAGCCAGGTCACCGCCGGTGGCCCACAGCGCGGCGACAGCGGCGGGCCGTACGTGCGCGTCGGTGGCGGTGGTCAGCGACCGGATCGTGTCCCGTGCGCCGGTTGCCGCCGAGCCGAACGCCCCCAGCGCCTTCAGGGCTGATCGCGTGACGCCGTGCTGCTCATGGCGCACCGCAGCGCCGAGCGTGTCCACGAACACAGGGACCTAGGCCGGATCGCCGAGGGCGGCCAAGGCGGCCAGGATCGCGTCGGCGCTCATCTCGTTCCACTGCTGGGAGAGGTCGAGCCGGTGCAGGTGGTCGCGGAGCCGGGGCGCCAACTGGTCCGCCGCCTGCGGCAGATGCCCTGCGCCCTGGATCGCACGCCAGACGTCGACGCCGCTGTCCAGCGCGGCCAGCAGACTCGGCAGCGCGCGTGCGTCGCCGAGCCGCGCCAAGGCCCGCACGGCCTCCTGATGGCTTCTGCGCAGCAGCACGTCGGGGGCCGCGCCCATACGTGAGGGCCGTGCGCCGCGCGTTGAGCGTCGATGTGCGCGGCGAGTGCCTCCCGGGCCGGGGCGGCGATCGCGTGGCATGCCTCCAGGACGGCCGCAGCCTCGGCGGCGACCTCCTGGTCGGCCGTGGTGAGCTGGCCGGCGACCAGCAGGAGGCGGCCGGTGTGATCCCCGCGCCAGGTGAGCATCAACTCCCCGCTCATACGGACCGCGTCCAGGCGTGAGCCGGGGTCGGGGCTGCTCAGCTGCTCGGCCAGCACTGCGGTGCGCTCGGGGACCCGGGCTCCCAGGGCTTCGTGGAACGTAAGCAGCAAAGCTGTGGTCCGTGCGTACACGCGCGTGTGCCGGTCGAGATCTTCGAAGGTGGCGGCGATCTGGG belongs to Streptomyces graminofaciens and includes:
- a CDS encoding IS1380 family transposase — encoded protein: MRVQGIGSRPKLHVSTDGSGVVGHAGARLLADLADATGLTSAYSTALRPLRPRGTGHDPGRTFTDLAVMLADGGEAIADLAVLRDQGEVFGPVASTPTAWRLLAATDGAVLASLRAARASAREVAWMQAAETGQGIPAVQADGRELPGLVLDLDATLITSHSEKEQAAPTYKGGFGFHPLLCFLANTGEAMSGRLRPGNSGANTAADHIAVLDDALAQIPDAHRYGTQILVRADSAGSAKAFLTHIRTLREHGLNLRFSVGYAVTEPVRRAIRSLPEALWHPALDQNGTLRDGAEVAELTGMVDLAGYPAGTRITVRRERPHPGAQLSLFDHNEGLRHQVFLTDTPYSGGGSAQFLEVRHRGHATVEDQIRCGKNTGFGHFPSRHFDVNATWLELSLTAIDLLAWARVLLLDGELAAAEPKKLRYRLLHVAARLTRGGRRLRLRISATWPWRH
- a CDS encoding HEAT repeat domain-containing protein; protein product: MDTLGAAVRHEQHGVTRSALKALGAFGSAATGARDTIRSLTTATDAHVRPAAVAALWATGGDLAEVMPLLLGLLDDPITFRISDAADVLGELGPPPSVALPRLRGLLTHDYEWVRVHCAAAL